The Oncorhynchus keta strain PuntledgeMale-10-30-2019 chromosome 28, Oket_V2, whole genome shotgun sequence DNA segment tggactggggagactggtaaggatagtgGGAGAACAATGAATGAAGCCAAATACAGCCAAATCCTTAATGAGAACTTGCTTCAAGAGTGCAaacgaccttagactggggcaacgctggaatggcttcagaacaagaatgttgAAAGTCCTTGAGTTGCCCGGCCAAAGCCTAGACTTGAATCttattgaaaatctgtggaaatcTGTTCACCGCCACTCCCCTTCCAATTGAACAAAGCTTGAAAAAAAATAATGGGTGAAAATCCACAAATTGAGATGTGCAGAGCTGATACCAACATACCCAAgctgtaatcgccgccaaaggtgcttctacaaagtattgactcaggggtgtggatagttatgtaaatgagatatttctgtatttaattttcaatacatttgcaaaaaatgtgtaaaaacaCGTGTTTTACTCTGTCGTTATGGAGCGTTGTGTGCAGATCGTTTAGAAAAATatagatttaatccatttttaattcagattctcacacaacaacatgtggaatacgtccaggggtatgaatactttctgaggtaCACATTAAAAAAAGggaaaattatattattttatactaacacAATTGCACAGAGAAAGCGATTTAGTTTAGCAAGTAATATGGTTTTCCCTTTAAAAAGGTAGGGGTAAAAGTTATTGACTCCTCTAAAGACTCTTAGAAATGAAGTACTCAAAAGTTTTGTATTTTGTCCCGTATTCCTAccacgcaatgattacatcaagcgtGTGACTTTACAAACTTGCTGGATGCATTTGcattttgttttggttgtgtttaagATTATTTGTGTCCTATAGAAATTCATGGTAAATAATGTTTTGTGTcgttttggagtcacttttagtGTAAATAAGAAGAGAATATGTTTCCAttcacttctacattaatgtggatgctaccatgatcatggataatcctgaatgaattgtgaataatgatgagtgataaAGTTACAtagggtcaaagatcatacccccaagacacgCTAACCTCTCACCTTTACCGATAACAGGGAATGTTAGCATTCCTTGTGaggtatgatctttgaccctaTGTAActatcactcatcattattctaCAATTCACCAGAAAGACaaggcactctgggaaatatgcaaataacaCTTTACACTAAGCAGTGTATTAATTTAACACTGAAAAGTGTGGACCTGTATAGACAGTGGACCAGTGTTTCATTTAACACTGGATAATTTTCTGTGTACATTAGCATAAGATAAATGcgaaattataaactgggtggttcgagccctgaatgctgattggctgacagttgtggtatatcagacaaacatttatttttacgttggtaaccagtttataatagcaatgagGCACCTtgtgggtttgtggtatatggccaatataccacggccaaggactgtatccaggcactccacgttgcgttGTGCTTATCAACAACAGTGGTAtaatggccatataccacacacccccccggccttattgcttaaatacatataatataaatatacatataatGATGAAGACAACACAGTTATAGTTTCTAATTACATATGAATGTGTAGCCTTCACACTTAGCCAGAACATGTCAAATTgtacatacattatatatatattacacaatTTGATCAATATTCAGTGTTATCAGTGATGTTATTCTAATTTACGAAGAAATGTGATGTATAACCCAACAACCACTCAAAGAAATGTCCGCTTTGTAACACAGAATCCTTTTATTTTAGCATTACTCACCCTGTCGTCTGTGACTGCTTTGAAATGCTAAAGAGGCTCGCTAACATAGGCTAACATAGGCCaccatctctgtcctctcttcctacGGCTCTCTCATCTCAAAGCTCTTGTTATTCTGCTATTCATTGTCAAATCAGTCCTCAGACAAGAGCCCTCTAATGGCCCAGGTCTAAACAGGTTGTGGGATCAGCTTTTCACAGACGCGCTGCCTACCCCCTTCTTCAAGATTCTGGGGGTTTGTAATTAGCAATTGTAGGCGGAAAACATTTTGGGGAGATGATGTACCTTTTTGAATGTGTTTAGGTTTTTTGCTACCTGAATTGCTATGGAGGTCTCGTTGCAAATGGTCAACTTTTTGAATTGTTTTTGTTAACTGTATAAAGCTATGGATGTTTAAGAATTAAAAGCTGGGCAATCGTTATTGAAACCATAATGATATTTCCTTGCACACACACAAGAGTTGCGcaagcacacagacactctcacTCAAAATGTGTGCCAGCAGACATCGTCTAACATGCACACTTCATACGAATGCAccttcagtttctaacacacacgGATCTGCTTTCTAATCtacagtacatacacatacactctcACTCGCCATAACAAACAATAGGAAATAACTGCCTCGTGCCGCCAGCATTttgcattgtgtgtgtttttagagAGTTGAAATGCTGAGCTCAACGTTCTCCATTTAAAGCCCACTCTGCCCAGTGATGCCTCTGGACTGGTCAGCTCGATGCTCCAGTGTTGGAGCCCAATAACCCCTGTTTTCCCCTGTCCCCcgctcctgtcctgtcctgccctgtccctcCCCATTCAGGGATTTTTCAGGGCTTTGGCTGCTAGCGGGCCACCCTGCCTCTCCCCCCTCCTGCCTGGCACACACCCTCATACACAATACAAACCTCTGCCTAATCAATTCTCCACTGAACATCCCAGCACCtcctagagagagggagagcgaggaagagcgagcgagtgagagagagagagagaaaacagctacATCTGTCTAAAATGTACCTGACTGTTTTGGAAGGGCTGATATTTATAGTTTCCACTAATTTAGTTTGCTTTTTAAACGTATTTGTTTTCCAACCACTTTGCAGCAGTAGTCAACGCTTCTATGTTCATATGCATACCTCTGTCCTGTGCTCTGGGTGTCAATGTCAAGTTCATTGCCTCTAAGAAGTACCCTATCATTGTACATTATACGCAGACATTTAAGGTCCCAATGTCGTGCTCCCAACCCCAATGTTAAGCTCATAGCCCCGAAGTATTTCTTATAACTACTAACGTATGGTTATTACCTCTGTTAACAACGCCGTTTGGATTTGAGGTCAGTGATTTAAATGCACTGCTTTGTGTGAGTGCATtcaccaccacacagtagatGTTATAGACCAGACTGAAATACAGACACGACTGATCATGTCGACTATTCATTTGTTTTCCCTTCCCCTTCTGTGCACAACACGCGTTTCCTGGCATCTTATCAGTTATGAATGATGGCGATGAACACATTTCTAACATCCAAGCAGCTCTGCTGTTCACATGCGGCGTACATGCTCGATGCTAAGACAACGGTTACACAAGGTCAGGCATTTCAGTCTACATGTTAATTCCGCACACTGTTGGCATTAGGCTCTACCGCCCCCCCCCCATGGATCACtgtattatctgtgtgtgtgtgtgtgtccgttctcCGCCATCAGCACTAGTCCCCATGGTTATCATGGTTATAACATGTCAACAGATGATGTACTGTACCACTATGCCAACTAGACAAACTCCCCTCATCACTTCTGTGGGGTTGATGTCCATAACTAGTTCTTATACTCACCCAGTCACTTGCTCTCTCTTGAttccctcctccctcatgtcgCTCTCACTATTTTGTcttcctctcttactctctcacccccctcccttctctcctcacaATCATCCTCTCCCCTGatactccccctctcttcccgcTCTGTCTATTGTGGGGGGCGACAGCGGGGTTAAGTTTGTTTGATTTCAGGCCGTCCTGTATGTCCCCCCCCCCCGCCCCTGGCCCAGAGGGGGGGATTATGGCGTCACTCGGGGCCCCTGGGGGGGTGTTATAAAGCCCCCGGCGGGCCCTCTCCCCTCCGTCAGAGAGGCTAAAACGTCCACAGGACACTCCGTCTATCCCTGTCTCTATTCTAGAACCACTCCTCTAGCATCAATGCACACCTCTTGACAACTATTCTGAGACACactctccccccacacacacacacacacacacccatatgtCTCTACGACAGGCGGCTAGTGGAGGCAAGCAAAGCTGAGTTGATGTTTGACTGCCTGCGCGCCAACTCCAGATCGCTCGTAGATCAGAAACAGATCTGTCGGTGGATTCCTCTGTCGACTTTTTAAACTGTTTGTCTTccaactgattggctcagtgaGACAACGTTTAGGTCAGCCCAGCTAGCTGACTGCCAAAGGGAAatcacttctttttttttttttgcatctgAAACAGTGCAAAAAAGATCACTTAGACTTTTAAAAGGTACAAGCTTTTTCCAGATTCACCCCAACAACTTTTTTCCCAAGAACATTTTCCGTTCCGAGGAGCGTCCAGTGAACGGCCAGCATGTGGGAGTTCCGGTCCATGGCGTTTTGGCGGGCGGTCTTCGCTGAGTTCTTCGGTACCATGTTCTTTGTGTTTTTCGGCATAGGCGCTGCGCTGCGCTGGACCACTGGGCCTCACCACATCCTGCACGTAGCTCTGTGCTTCGGCTTGGCGGCTGCCACCATCATCCAGTCCATCGGCCACATCAGCGGCGGCCACATTAACCCAGCCGTCACCTTCGCCTATCTGGTAGGCTCCCAGATGTCCCTGTTCCGCGCTTTTTTCTACTGGGCTGCCCAATTTCTGGGGGCCGTGGCCGGGGCCGCCGTGCTCTATGGGGTCACCCCAAAAAACATGAGGGGCAACATGGCTCTCAACATGGTAAGACACCACTCACCCACATCTTAAAAAGCACTGGGCCTATTCCCTTTATTCCCTTCATGGTGCACTGCAAAATacctgcactatatagggaatagggtgccattttggacccttgtcagctcaaataagcaaaaaaataTGACATATACATATCTCAACAACAGTCAAAAATGTTGATATGGTTTGATAATTGTTTGGTTTCGGTACGGTAGGCTTCTTGAATGTAATTGGGGATTTAGAAAGGGTAGAGATGAACAGGGATTAGGGAATCATCACGGAACCTTCTGGTAACTACAGTTGCTACTGTACAATGAGGCTATAGCGGTGAGGCCACTGAAAgcattgttttaaaaaaaagtgttttaaacCGTTTGGGTTGATTTGTGTTACATCTTTGATTGAGTCATTCCTGACATGTCCTGTTTACAAACCAATATATACTTTATTAGAAAGAGGACAGACTTATTTTACAAAATGACTTGTCCACAAAGGACCTCAAGTCTGATGCATATTTTTCTCCTCTGGCCATCTACAGCTGCAGCCTGGCATCAGCCTGGGCATGGGCACCACAGTGGA contains these protein-coding regions:
- the LOC118360442 gene encoding lens fiber major intrinsic protein-like, giving the protein MWEFRSMAFWRAVFAEFFGTMFFVFFGIGAALRWTTGPHHILHVALCFGLAAATIIQSIGHISGGHINPAVTFAYLVGSQMSLFRAFFYWAAQFLGAVAGAAVLYGVTPKNMRGNMALNMLQPGISLGMGTTVEVFLTMQLVICIFAVTDERRNGRMGSAALSIGFAVTVGHLMGMYYTGAGMNPARSFAPAVLFRNFVNHWVYWVGPMIGGAMGALLYDFMLFPRMRGLSERLATLKGSRPPETETQQDARGEPIELKTQAL